The Cyclopterus lumpus isolate fCycLum1 chromosome 1, fCycLum1.pri, whole genome shotgun sequence sequence TCGCAAATACACTTTCTCTGTGACAAGTTCTGAAGAAATCAGTATGATAAATCAATGTATTCTGCTTCATATGTTCTGATCTAGGTGTGCAGTCCAAGTGTAGTCCATGAATGCAATGAGAACTCCTATGTGAACGGCGTGTGCTACACCATCACGAATCAACTTCAGCAAATCTCCTCTTTCAAAACTGCTTTCCAGGGTAAAAGACTCTTGGAGAGTGTCAACTTTTACAACTCTGTGGTTATTACAACTTGTTCTCCGCATACTGAAATAACATTCTCAATGCCTTTGCCGACTAAATATCCTTTACAATGTTTAACTTCTTTCAGAATGCACAAAAAAGACAGTGGaccttgtctttctttttgacGGATCACGGAGTATGAGCGAGGACGagttcaacaaaaacaaagatttcATCGTGGATATAATGAACAGCCTTAAGAACTCATCAATCAAGGTCCTTGTGCTACTGCTGAATTAAAGCGTTCATAGCATTTATTTGTTGAATCATATACACATAACGTTGAATACCATATGATCATGTCTGCTTTTTTCAGTTTGCAGCAGTTCAGTTCTCCACCGAATATCGAAAGGTTTTTGACTTCAACGACTACCAAGCTGGTAGGGATAGCGATAAACTTCAAAAAGAACCACAATTGAGGAGCCTCACCAACACACATAAAGCCCTCAAATTCGTGTTGTAAGTTTAGTTACATTACACAGTTCCCAACTTCtaatttaataacatttaaataacagcTGTTGTTAAAGAACTTGCGCAGTACAACTTTATGATTATGAGCATGTTATTTGTTGAATTAATACATGTTCattgatatatttttaatgCTACTTTTACATGTGTTTCAGGGATGAAATCTTGGACAACTCAGAGTCAGGTGCTTCTCCTGATGCAACTAAAGTTGTGGTACTAATCACAGATGGAGATCCCAGCGATTCAGACAGAAATGGCATTATTAAAAGATATGATGAGAAAAACATAATTCGCTTTGTAATTGGGGTAAGCTGTGATGTCTCATTACTCTGTCTATCTGAACAATCTATTTATTCAGCTAAAACAGTCACACAAGTAATGCCTCAGGGATTAAGTCTTACAACTGTACCACTATGCAGATAATACACTTCTTCTCAATGTCAtacttctaaaaaaaacaacattagaACATTTACAAATAGTTTGTCTAGTGCAACTTGTACAGATTCCAGTTTTAAGTCCAAGATTGTACAAACTTGTATTGTTTATCGAGCTGACATTGGACTCTGGGATACTACATTATTTCAAGAAGCATTCTGGTTTCAGGTCAAAGATGCAAAACTGGAAAAATTCAGAGCCATTGCTTCAGATCCAAAAGACAAAAATGCCTTCAAAATTGAGAACTATGACAGACTGAAAGAAGTACTGGAAAACTTTCAGAAAAAGATCTTTAAAATGGAAGGtgatgttcaattcagttttttttcctctcgtTTTACAATAATGTTACACAAATCATTTTTATCTCCCTGGTGAAACTCTGATTTAGCAACATGAAGTGCTCATGGTTTCTGTTTAGGCTCCAAAGTCTCTCGGGCAGGCGATATGACCAATGAAATGTCTCAGAGCGGATTCAGTGCTGTCTTCTACAACGTGAGTAAAGTAAAAAAGACTAAATCTGGATCGATTCAACATCTTTTACccataaataaacatacagGGTCAGGTAAACCGTATCTTTAAACAGCAACATTTTATCTGGTTCATAAAAAGCATGAATTATCATCTTGCGATGCCAATTTGGGACAATGCTTGGTCCCTTCCCCATTTCCTATTCACCCATACCTCCCTTGATCTGACCATTGTTGTATTGtgccttcattttgatctcaactgCACACCTGCAAAGATTTGTGACTGCATCTTGTACGATTGTCCCATAATATATTACTTAAGTTGTGTTACATGCTGTGCCACATCCTGGTTGGCCTGTTATCTTCTACTTTTCATCCATGGCACAAGTTAAGGATTCTCAGCTATTTAACAAATGCTtgcaaattttttttttgatgtctgttaaatgatttcttttcttccacagtttatctctctcctcccaACATAATTACTGTTGGTAACTCCACTCCTCTCCAATGCGCTGACTAGACCTGCACATTTCTGTTTCACAGGATACACTGATTCTGGGTTCAGTGGGATCAAACAGCTGGCGTGGTTCTCTCCAACACCGTCATGAACAAAAAGATACACAAATTGATGATCCACACATGCAGATGGACTCCTACATGGGTACTGAACATAacgttgtttctttcttttcagattAGCTGCTTCTttataaataactaaatgttTATAGTTGGTTAAAGATGTtgatgctttattttatttgaaaaacatATGCCACAATAAATTACCTCAATCAGTTTGCATTCTGATCATATGTGACTGACACTGTTGCAGGATACTCTATTTCTGTTGGAGAGAAGAATAGCGCTCCTCTATATTTCTCCGGGGCACCAAGATTTGAGCACATTGGACAGGTCGTACTTTTCAGACTCAATGGGAAGAACTGGACGGCAGCCCAGAGAATAAATGGGGACCAGGTTAGTAACTGTGTTGAGAAATgtttgaaatgtcttttttaacaAAGATAGTTGTAAGCTTTAAGGGTGCTGTGCTCAGCATGTTTACCTGCATCTCTTTTTGTTATACCATTGGAGCTAGCGTCCTTCATTTTTAGGTAATTTCTCATGAACCTATTTTGTATTTAAGGAACTGTCAAAAAAGGAaagtttatttattactttatagACAACTGGAACCCCTTGCATTAACATTTACTGTCAGGACTACAGGTTCTACTTTGCAAAGTGAAACATGAATATTTGTTTgataaaatgcatttaaagatGCAAAATTCTGCATGTTGCATCTTTCTGAAAATGTGCAACGTCATATTATTTCTGCAGTTGCAGAGAGGAAACCAGAGCACTTCCTTGCACTTGCAACACCTAGTTTTGCTTGAAGAATaactgtgaaaaagaaaaaaaaaacgtttataCAGTCAGTACATgtacttaaaaaacaaaacaggatatAATTGTTTTGAATTTAAATGATATAAACTTCACTTTTCAGATTGGTTCTTACTTTGGTGCAGAGTTGTGCTCAGTAGATGTCAACTCAGATGGTAACACCGATTTCTTGCTGGTGGGAGCTCCACTGTTTTACCATCCTCATGAGAAGAAAGAAGGCCAGATCTACGTCTACACACTGACGGATGAGGTGGGCTGTGATAAATGGCTACTATGTGTTTGACCGCTCGCTACTACGACGTTGTACAATCTGGGAGTTCACCATGTTTTGGTCTGACAACTTTATCCCTTTCACAGTGTGCTTTCAGTTCataaaagttaattgtaacattttggtcacagaatttttttttttcagcattcAGTTGTACTAAGCTCCaacctcttgtgtcacttcctgttccccaAAAAAACGTAGTGCACAAACCAATGGGGGAGGTCACAGTTCAGAAtctgtgttttagttttaataCGGTTCCTGAGAGCTAATACATGCATTATTATCTTAATCAATGAGCATATGTTATTTCCAACAGATGCAACTGAAACATGAATTGATTGTGACTGCATCATCGATGGGGAGATTTGGCTCCACCATATCCAGTCTTGCAGATTTAAATGGAGATCGACTACGAGACGTAGCTGTTGGAGCCCCCCTTGAGAATGATAACACAGGGACTGTGTACATCTACCTGGgtgacagacacagagggatACGCAGCACTTTCAGCCAGGTGAGACCGAGAAAAACTGACAAACTATATCTTTTTAGTTTAATTGTATTTCTGGGATAGCGGCAGTTGGCTCTAAAACATACACATTTGGTGAATGTTCACTCTGCTTAGAGGAGTTTCCTCTCTATCTTCTCTGAATAACTAAAAAGCcccataaaataataatacaaattcaaTAGTGCATCAACATCATGAGGGTTAGACAAATTGGTGTGTTTGCAAACTGAAACTGGATTTTGATTAAAACTAACAAAGACATCAGTCATATTATTTTCTCAGTAGAGGATACAGTTGTCATCAGGGTATTGTTCAGTGATTTTAAAAACCTGTATCTTTCTCACACTGAGCATCGACTAAAACAACTAAACACACAGCATTTGACGCCACCCCCTCTCCAATGAATGCCTTTCCATATGTGTGCAAATCATGCACGGGTTCAGTTGTGTTATGTTATTCCAGAGAATCATGGGACAGAAAATAAAGCCTGTGCTGAGATTCTTTGGACAAGCAATTGATGGGCACATTGACCTCGGAGAGGACGGACTCCCAGATATTGTTGTCGGATCACAGGGCGCTGCTGTTGTCTTAAGGTATGGACACTGTGAACATCCATGTGAAACTGTCAATCAGCAACTATAAAAGCATCTTGAATGGCTGAAGCCACGATTAAAATTCATGTACTGGGATCTTATTAAACCTCCTTCACGCATAAGTATACAATCAGCCTCCAGAAAATATCATGTACAAAGTCTGATTAGCCATCTTTTTGATGAATGTCTTTCAGGTCCAGGCCCGTCTTTAATGTCAATGCCCGTCTGTCTTTTATACCGAATAAGATAAGTACTGACAACATTGACTGTCTGGGCAACACAGATGAAACTTTACCAATGGTTACCCTGACAGCCTGCTTTGAAATGGTAGAAACAACAAAGAGCAAACCAGGTACGGCCAGACTGGAATATATTAGCAGCTGCTGACACATCACACCCTATCAGTATTTTAACCTTGATCTATGTGTGATGTTTGCAGCGGCAATGAGCTCCGGCCTGAACATCTCGTACATGCTCTGTGTGGATCCAATGAGACCAATATTTCGAGGTTTCTTCAGTCAAACCAACAAGAAATCTAGAAATCTCACCTCTATCTACGAGCTGAGGGATGAAGATACTTGCTTCAACTACTCAGTCTACATGCCAGTATGGAGATTAATTGATCATAATCACCTTCACATATACAGCTATGACCAACTCTGCAGCTCTAAATGTCATAAATGTATCTATACCTCATATAGTTAATTCCTAGATACATCCACAAAACCTTTGTGGGTTACAACACACTTTAAATCCACAAATGTTTTGTCAAATTTATAGTTAAGGTAATTAAGAGCCCAAAATGAATACTTTGGGTCTGTGTCCTAATGGCTCTTTATGCCACAAATTCCGCAAAATTGTGTTCAATTTTGTCTTCACAGATAATAATATTGTTTGATGAGGATTTCCATTAAAACTTGTtagatatataaaaataaaacatattcgCTTCATAATACACAAATTCATTATTCAGTCCGTTAGTCTAATGTTGACACCACATTTGCTCAAATTATCTGTCGACTTTTTGCCTGTGCTTCAACAACATGCAGAtgactgattttattttttgcagaaaTGTGTGAAAGACACATCATCCCCCATCAGCATCAGATTAAACTTTTTCCAAGTTGACAATGAGAGTGCGAGTGCCGTCCTGAATATGGACAGCAAAATGTCTCAGGCTGATGTTGAGGTATGTACAGTGACCTCAGCAAAATGCTGCAGGCAGTCACATTCATTAATTAGCAGTGGTATTTTTCCAGGCTAGGTAgaaacttaaaatgtaaaaccgttgtatcttttgttgttgttgttatattgaCAAGGAATTTGTTTCTACTGAAGATGCACATTTTCAAATATCTACTATACTGTGTATCAGGCTTTTGGCTACACATGCAATGCTTGTTACTTGACAGCCAGGATATAATTTACCATCTTAATCTTttcaaagttattacaattcctTTGGTGAGAAAACTATTTTTTGTTGACACATTTCCCTCTATCAACCTGCTGGTGCCACCAGATGAATAATCAGGAGCCAGTAGTCATTCAATTTCTCACTTCTCTTATTAATTCAAACATCTGTGCACAACTTCATGGCAATACATCCAAAATGTGTGGAGCTATTTTAGTTGTGACCACGGTGGTGGAGCGGTAAACTACCATTGCCAGCATTGAAGCCTGGCATGGCTGAAAACTGGCACAACAATTGTCTGTGACTAATAATGTATGTGTCTGGTAACAAggtattgtttgtttattgtgttcCAAAGGAATCCTGTCTTGCTCGCCGTTTTCAATAATGAAATTAACAGACCTTTTATTACAGGTTCCCTTTGAAAAACATTGTAGAAAAAATGACACCTGTATTGCCGAACTTGACGTGGAGTTCAACttcatgtatgtatacattatTAACACAGCACACAACTGTAATATTATCATATGACCAAATGTACTCTCTTTCTGTTAGGACTCCAACATTATTGGTGGCAGAAGAACAATACTTCCAAGTGCTTGTTAAACTGTCCAATCATGGTGATGACTCCTACAACACCAGCCTAACAATGCACTATCCCAGAGGCCTCTCCTTTTCTAGGatgacttttaaaaaggtaactTAAAAGTGTAACTTTTATATATACACCTGTACACctgcctcaagtgatgtcacttgagtcatTCTTGGGGCTGAAGAAAACAATGCTTTGCATAAAAATCAATCTGGGTGTgtggagttagaaagaagtgagctgTGGCCTGCTCCCTAGCTCTGTTTAAAGATGCAATGTGTACATTCTGGCtagtattttcatttaaaacttTTTGGCtagtattttcatttaaaacttttttttttaaataactaatattACCAACAGAGTGAACATAAATGTACAGTTTGTACATTATGTTAATGTGTAGTTATGTGTTGCAGCAATTATTTACAGAAATGAGCATGCAAAGCAGCTAGCCCTGGCCCGTCCCGTCTTGTAATATCACTTGTACCTCAAGAGGCGCTAGTGAGTTAGTGTAGCGCCCACACCACACGAGAGGATTATAAAATAGCCGCGTTATTTCGACCAGCCGTTTTAGCAGTTTGGTTGAATTTGGTATATTATTGCCCTAGAGTTGGTTATAGTAGGCTTTTATGACTAGTAACTGTAATCTTATATTATATGGACCTAGTAGTAGTACAATAATTGAAACACATCCTGGGTGGGTTGTTAGAAGTGTTACTGATCACAAAATCTGTGAGAACAAATGTTTGAAATCTTTAGACTTGCCTGAAAGCTCAAACTAAAACACACCTACTCATGTCCATACAAATGTCACAGCATTGAATTCCAGATTGTCTCAGTTCACGTGTTTTCCTAAAACAGGCAACAAGACCAACAATCCACAGCTGCCAAGATCTCGAGGGAGTACTTGACAAAACCATATGTGGCATCAGCCGTCCTGTGTTTCGCAGCAGATCAGCAGTGAGTCATATCGCACCTGGAAAGAAGTTTCAGAAATCAAGAACTGTGACCAACTGCCTGAACCTGTGACATTTACAACCTTTGCAACTTCTCTCATTTGGatattttctctttcactcacaTCAAAcatcattgtctttttttctgtgaaggCAACATTCATGACTTCTTTCCACATCATGAATGAGTATGAGTGGGACGACACAATTACGATGAACATTACTGGTGAAAGGTAGCGGCCTTCTAATACAAtccaacacacagacataagCCAAACATTGTATATCTATTACTAAACTATTATTGATTACTATCAGTACATATTTAGTGTTTAATATTCACAAGAAATGCTTTTTACATCCTCAGTGATAATACAAACTCCACCAGGATTGCTTTCCTGACCAAAAGCATCAAAGTgcaatttaaaattaaaatggcaGTAATGGTGTAAGTGTACCTATTCACATTTTGGAACTGTTCTTATATATGCCAAgtcatttttataattttaatttttacattttaaatccagtcagtggtcctcttgtcctccaGCCACCTGCATGTTGTGATTATACATTTTTCAGGAAAGAAGACTCTATCAACTATCTGAACTTCACAACAGAGGATACTGGGCCTAAAAAAATAGTTGCTACATACAAGGTGAGGCAGTAAATTATGGCCAATCAAAGCTAATATTAACTAATCATTAAGTAGCTCACTGATCAAGCTGCAATTTTAGGTCTGCCAATGTTGATCGTTTGGCTTCAGGAGAAGAGCGGAACAAATATCGAATGCAACACTGACACATCATCACCGTAAAGATGTTTTGGGGAACTTGTTGCCGTAGCACACAtttgcctatttacacatccagccgAAACAAAGCAAAAGTAGCATTCATTTAAAGTTGTgtttcaattttttttcaaCACTTTGCCTAGTTTGGATTTTCCCAACTCCAAGGTGAATTAGATGTTcaatgttcaccagctagccGCTAACTGTGTGGTGTTTAGTGGTGAGCAGCTGGGTTGCAATGCAGTACAGGGTTTGTATGGACTAAACTAATGAGACATAACATGCTACTTGAGGGCTGCATGGTGGTGCACTGTTGTTTCACAGCAAGAGGGTGTAATtcccaaaatgtattaaaaaaaactatttttttgcaact is a genomic window containing:
- the zmp:0000001082 gene encoding integrin alpha-M isoform X2, giving the protein MHEQRIFLLTYMVAVAIPVSLTFNIDTTPQDVYIGEQNDFFGYKVLQFMSGTDKGIIVTAPLRLNGSGSMCKPDQNQQIQCFTPEDTTIPVKHFGLSIAEDAKRSEFTVCSPSVVHECNENSYVNGVCYTITNQLQQISSFKTAFQECTKKTVDLVFLFDGSRSMSEDEFNKNKDFIVDIMNSLKNSSIKFAAVQFSTEYRKVFDFNDYQAGRDSDKLQKEPQLRSLTNTHKALKFVLDEILDNSESGASPDATKVVVLITDGDPSDSDRNGIIKRYDEKNIIRFVIGVKDAKLEKFRAIASDPKDKNAFKIENYDRLKEVLENFQKKIFKMEGSKVSRAGDMTNEMSQSGFSAVFYNDTLILGSVGSNSWRGSLQHRHEQKDTQIDDPHMQMDSYMGYSISVGEKNSAPLYFSGAPRFEHIGQVVLFRLNGKNWTAAQRINGDQIGSYFGAELCSVDVNSDGNTDFLLVGAPLFYHPHEKKEGQIYVYTLTDEMQLKHELIVTASSMGRFGSTISSLADLNGDRLRDVAVGAPLENDNTGTVYIYLGDRHRGIRSTFSQRIMGQKIKPVLRFFGQAIDGHIDLGEDGLPDIVVGSQGAAVVLRSRPVFNVNARLSFIPNKISTDNIDCLGNTDETLPMVTLTACFEMVETTKSKPAAMSSGLNISYMLCVDPMRPIFRGFFSQTNKKSRNLTSIYELRDEDTCFNYSVYMPKCVKDTSSPISIRLNFFQVDNESASAVLNMDSKMSQADVEVPFEKHCRKNDTCIAELDVEFNFMTPTLLVAEEQYFQVLVKLSNHGDDSYNTSLTMHYPRGLSFSRMTFKKATRPTIHSCQDLEGVLDKTICGISRPVFRSRSAATFMTSFHIMNEYEWDDTITMNITGESDNTNSTRIAFLTKSIKVQFKIKMAVMVKEDSINYLNFTTEDTGPKKIVATYKIENLGFKDFPVNVSLVFPTKLEQNFEMTNYHVFVQQNKTHCTGITDTQSEYCSPEKYCKIIVCDSFILEKESPTEFTLSGDVQFRDLKQHAANIAFLKRYTGDGGEVKFKSFIHVNYDKQRYVLDSHKQQEKSEPTMKWTEVQVEFIILPDQRLIMLTGVGLGLLFLIIITVIMFKLGCFKRRTMEYYQEQEDGAALQPGSATQPTSAPTSGLVSQSETNGQHDKPTEEISLLDDGEAKSNSTTADTEEELHELAD
- the zmp:0000001082 gene encoding integrin alpha-M isoform X3, producing MDLGACVNRTKTNRSSASPLKVCSPSVVHECNENSYVNGVCYTITNQLQQISSFKTAFQECTKKTVDLVFLFDGSRSMSEDEFNKNKDFIVDIMNSLKNSSIKFAAVQFSTEYRKVFDFNDYQAGRDSDKLQKEPQLRSLTNTHKALKFVLDEILDNSESGASPDATKVVVLITDGDPSDSDRNGIIKRYDEKNIIRFVIGVKDAKLEKFRAIASDPKDKNAFKIENYDRLKEVLENFQKKIFKMEGSKVSRAGDMTNEMSQSGFSAVFYNDTLILGSVGSNSWRGSLQHRHEQKDTQIDDPHMQMDSYMGYSISVGEKNSAPLYFSGAPRFEHIGQVVLFRLNGKNWTAAQRINGDQIGSYFGAELCSVDVNSDGNTDFLLVGAPLFYHPHEKKEGQIYVYTLTDEMQLKHELIVTASSMGRFGSTISSLADLNGDRLRDVAVGAPLENDNTGTVYIYLGDRHRGIRSTFSQRIMGQKIKPVLRFFGQAIDGHIDLGEDGLPDIVVGSQGAAVVLRSRPVFNVNARLSFIPNKISTDNIDCLGNTDETLPMVTLTACFEMVETTKSKPAAMSSGLNISYMLCVDPMRPIFRGFFSQTNKKSRNLTSIYELRDEDTCFNYSVYMPKCVKDTSSPISIRLNFFQVDNESASAVLNMDSKMSQADVEVPFEKHCRKNDTCIAELDVEFNFMTPTLLVAEEQYFQVLVKLSNHGDDSYNTSLTMHYPRGLSFSRMTFKKATRPTIHSCQDLEGVLDKTICGISRPVFRSRSAATFMTSFHIMNEYEWDDTITMNITGESDNTNSTRIAFLTKSIKVQFKIKMAVMVKEDSINYLNFTTEDTGPKKIVATYKIENLGFKDFPVNVSLVFPTKLEQNFEMTNYHVFVQQNKTHCTGITDTQSEYCSPEKYCKIIVCDSFILEKESPTEFTLSGDVQFRDLKQHAANIAFLKRYTGDGGEVKFKSFIHVNYDKQRYVLDSHKQQEKSEPTMKWTEVQVEFIILPDQRLIMLTGVGLGLLFLIIITVIMFKLGCFKRRTMEYYQEQEDGAALQPGSATQPTSAPTSGLVSQSETNGQHDKPTEEISLLDDGEAKSNSTTADTEEELHELAD
- the zmp:0000001082 gene encoding integrin alpha-M isoform X1 — encoded protein: MHEQRIFLLTYMVAVAIPVSLTFNIDTTPQDVYIGEQNDFFGYKVLQFMSGTDKGIIVTAPLRLNGSGSMCKPDQNQQIQCFTPEDLSLTDTTIPVKHFGLSIAEDAKRSEFTVCSPSVVHECNENSYVNGVCYTITNQLQQISSFKTAFQECTKKTVDLVFLFDGSRSMSEDEFNKNKDFIVDIMNSLKNSSIKFAAVQFSTEYRKVFDFNDYQAGRDSDKLQKEPQLRSLTNTHKALKFVLDEILDNSESGASPDATKVVVLITDGDPSDSDRNGIIKRYDEKNIIRFVIGVKDAKLEKFRAIASDPKDKNAFKIENYDRLKEVLENFQKKIFKMEGSKVSRAGDMTNEMSQSGFSAVFYNDTLILGSVGSNSWRGSLQHRHEQKDTQIDDPHMQMDSYMGYSISVGEKNSAPLYFSGAPRFEHIGQVVLFRLNGKNWTAAQRINGDQIGSYFGAELCSVDVNSDGNTDFLLVGAPLFYHPHEKKEGQIYVYTLTDEMQLKHELIVTASSMGRFGSTISSLADLNGDRLRDVAVGAPLENDNTGTVYIYLGDRHRGIRSTFSQRIMGQKIKPVLRFFGQAIDGHIDLGEDGLPDIVVGSQGAAVVLRSRPVFNVNARLSFIPNKISTDNIDCLGNTDETLPMVTLTACFEMVETTKSKPAAMSSGLNISYMLCVDPMRPIFRGFFSQTNKKSRNLTSIYELRDEDTCFNYSVYMPKCVKDTSSPISIRLNFFQVDNESASAVLNMDSKMSQADVEVPFEKHCRKNDTCIAELDVEFNFMTPTLLVAEEQYFQVLVKLSNHGDDSYNTSLTMHYPRGLSFSRMTFKKATRPTIHSCQDLEGVLDKTICGISRPVFRSRSAATFMTSFHIMNEYEWDDTITMNITGESDNTNSTRIAFLTKSIKVQFKIKMAVMVKEDSINYLNFTTEDTGPKKIVATYKIENLGFKDFPVNVSLVFPTKLEQNFEMTNYHVFVQQNKTHCTGITDTQSEYCSPEKYCKIIVCDSFILEKESPTEFTLSGDVQFRDLKQHAANIAFLKRYTGDGGEVKFKSFIHVNYDKQRYVLDSHKQQEKSEPTMKWTEVQVEFIILPDQRLIMLTGVGLGLLFLIIITVIMFKLGCFKRRTMEYYQEQEDGAALQPGSATQPTSAPTSGLVSQSETNGQHDKPTEEISLLDDGEAKSNSTTADTEEELHELAD